CCAGGATGGAGAAATAATAATCGACCACCGCGTCGATCAGCCGGTAGGCGAGGTAATCGGCTTTGGACTGCCGGATCTTGGTCCCCGCGGTCCGGAGCCTTTTGCGGACCGGGTCGAAAACGTCTTCGGCCAGCGCTCTTTCCTGGAAGGTGAGGACATAGCCGCGGCCGATGACAAAGCTGACCTGTTCGGCGACGATCTTGAGGGTGTCCTTGTTGTACAGGAACATTTTCATGACGACGAAAAGATAATCGCCGTAATCTTCGATCTTCGGCCGCTGGGTCGGGTCAATGATCTGTTTGTAGACGACCGGATCAAGGCCGTAGCAATCGCAAATATCCTTGATCGCTTCGTGGTTTTGGATGCTGTCGATATTTATCCAGGAGATGGTCGGTTTGTTCTTATAAGTGACGCAGGTGTTGAGCGGGATCTCTTTCTCGACGCATTGCTTCTCGTTGTAGTCGAACGCGGTGACGCGGACCTTTTTGGGCTTGTCGGAGGAGTTTATTTCAACTCTCTTTCTCATGGGGGAATAATAACAGATCTGAAGCCGGATTGACAACCCGACCCGGTTAAGTTAAATTAGTCGCATGGATATTTGGCAGAGCCTGATCTTCGGCCTGGTCGAGGGGATCACCGAATTTTTGCCGATCTCGTCGACCGCTCATCTGGTGCTGACGGCCAAAGCGCTGGCGATCCCCCAGACCGATTTCGTGAAAAGCTTCGAGATCGTCATCCAGTTTGGGGCGATCCTCTCGGTCATCGTTCTCTACTGGCGGCGTTTTCTGCTTGACCTGGAAAGCCTGAAGCGGGTCCTGGCCGCGTTCGTCCCGACCGCCCTCCTCGGTTTCTTCCTTTATAAAGTGATCAAGAATTATCTGATCAGCAGTGAAACGATCATTGTGTGGGCCCTTTTTCTCGGTGGGGTGGT
This window of the Candidatus Margulisiibacteriota bacterium genome carries:
- the corA gene encoding magnesium/cobalt transporter CorA, which encodes MRKRVEINSSDKPKKVRVTAFDYNEKQCVEKEIPLNTCVTYKNKPTISWINIDSIQNHEAIKDICDCYGLDPVVYKQIIDPTQRPKIEDYGDYLFVVMKMFLYNKDTLKIVAEQVSFVIGRGYVLTFQERALAEDVFDPVRKRLRTAGTKIRQSKADYLAYRLIDAVVDYYFSILEVMGDQIEEIERETITNPNKATLIQMQRKRKEMIFLRKSIWPVREIMNSLQRGESKLISKETQKNLRNLYDHSIQIMDTVETQRDTMSSLLDIYLSSLSNKLNEVMKILTMISTIFMPLTFIAGIYGMNFRHMPELNWRYGYLMVWGVTITIVITMLIFFKKKKWF